A genome region from Methanococcoides burtonii DSM 6242 includes the following:
- the aspS gene encoding aspartate--tRNA(Asn) ligase: MSLETPRTHYTSQIDIEQIGDDKVTVCGWVHEVRDLGGICFVVVRDREGRAQITLVKKKIDKEIFDAARKLVRESIVAVTGTAKAEGKAPNGYEIIPESIVVLNEAESPLPMDTTGKVDAELDTRLDSRFMDLRRERTTAIFKIRHEVLRAVRDFLSKDGYIETCSPKVVATATEGGTSLFPITYFDREAFLNQSPQLFKQILMSGGLDKVFEIGPIFRAEEHDTRRHLNEATSIDIEASFLDHFDVMEVLEDMVAYVYEQVIENEAASLKALDIELSVPKTPFMKVPYSQAIDIVNAESEETVEWGGDLGTVAEHTIGEHVFKETGESHYFITDWPTEIKPFYAMPYEDNPLISKSFDMMHRTMELSSGAQRIHIHDMLKARIESQGLDSDGFDFYLRAFKYGMPPHSGWGIGCERLVMTMLSVENIRDTVLFPRDRKRLSP; this comes from the coding sequence ATGTCATTAGAAACCCCCAGAACACATTATACATCCCAGATCGACATTGAGCAGATCGGTGATGACAAAGTTACCGTCTGCGGATGGGTACACGAGGTAAGAGACCTTGGTGGTATCTGTTTCGTGGTCGTACGTGACCGTGAAGGCAGAGCCCAGATCACACTTGTAAAGAAGAAGATCGACAAAGAGATCTTCGATGCTGCAAGGAAACTGGTACGTGAGTCCATAGTAGCAGTCACAGGTACAGCAAAAGCGGAAGGTAAAGCACCTAATGGCTATGAGATCATCCCTGAGTCTATAGTCGTTCTCAATGAAGCTGAATCCCCGTTGCCAATGGATACTACCGGTAAGGTGGATGCTGAACTTGACACACGTCTTGACTCAAGGTTCATGGACTTAAGACGTGAGAGGACTACTGCCATCTTTAAGATACGACATGAGGTCCTCAGGGCTGTCAGGGATTTCCTTTCAAAGGATGGTTACATAGAGACATGCAGTCCAAAGGTAGTTGCAACAGCTACAGAGGGAGGTACGTCTCTTTTCCCGATCACATATTTTGACAGGGAAGCCTTTCTGAACCAGAGTCCTCAGCTCTTCAAGCAGATACTCATGTCAGGTGGACTTGACAAGGTATTCGAGATCGGTCCAATCTTCAGGGCAGAAGAGCATGATACCCGCAGACATCTCAATGAAGCTACATCCATCGATATTGAAGCAAGCTTCCTTGACCATTTCGATGTCATGGAAGTTCTTGAGGACATGGTCGCTTATGTTTATGAGCAGGTCATTGAGAACGAAGCAGCTTCCCTTAAGGCACTCGATATCGAACTTAGTGTGCCAAAGACACCATTCATGAAAGTTCCATATAGCCAGGCTATTGACATCGTCAATGCTGAGAGCGAGGAAACGGTCGAATGGGGCGGAGACCTCGGAACAGTTGCAGAACACACCATCGGTGAGCATGTTTTCAAAGAGACCGGAGAATCCCACTACTTCATTACTGACTGGCCGACAGAGATCAAGCCATTCTATGCAATGCCTTATGAAGACAACCCACTCATCTCCAAGTCATTCGATATGATGCACAGGACAATGGAACTTTCATCTGGTGCTCAACGTATCCACATTCATGATATGCTAAAAGCAAGGATCGAGTCACAGGGACTTGATTCCGATGGCTTCGATTTCTACCTGCGTGCATTCAAATATGGTATGCCACCACACTCAGGATGGGGTATTGGCTGCGAACGTCTTGTTATGACAATGCTCAGTGTAGAGAATATCCGTGACACTGTTCTGTTCCCAAGGGACAGGAAACGATTGTCTCCCTGA
- the rpiA gene encoding ribose 5-phosphate isomerase A has product MKERNANASSSEKEAAGNAAASLVEDGMIIGLGTGSTTAFAIAEVGRRVREEGLNVLAVVTSYQAEMLAIEAGVPLTSLAEHPVLDLAIDGADQVDAKLNVIKGGGAAHTHEKVVAHSAKRFIVVVDESKISEELDHFVPIEVLPYARELAKKQFIELGGKPQIRLASRKDGPVISDNGNVIIDVEFGVIEDAAELSQKLSTCVGVVEHGIFLNTDEVYVGMKDGSVKIIN; this is encoded by the coding sequence ATGAAAGAAAGAAATGCAAATGCATCAAGCTCTGAAAAAGAAGCTGCAGGCAATGCCGCTGCCAGTCTTGTGGAAGATGGTATGATAATCGGTCTTGGTACCGGTTCAACAACGGCTTTCGCAATTGCAGAAGTTGGCAGACGTGTACGTGAAGAAGGATTGAATGTATTAGCTGTTGTCACCTCATATCAGGCTGAAATGCTTGCCATTGAAGCTGGAGTGCCACTGACAAGCCTTGCAGAGCATCCGGTTCTTGATCTTGCGATAGATGGTGCTGACCAGGTGGATGCAAAACTGAACGTCATCAAAGGCGGAGGAGCTGCACATACACATGAAAAGGTTGTTGCCCATTCAGCAAAACGCTTCATTGTAGTCGTAGATGAATCAAAGATAAGCGAAGAACTTGATCACTTCGTACCAATTGAAGTGCTTCCATATGCAAGGGAACTTGCAAAGAAACAATTCATCGAACTTGGTGGTAAACCACAGATACGCCTGGCTTCCCGCAAGGATGGTCCTGTGATCTCCGATAACGGTAATGTCATCATTGATGTCGAATTCGGTGTGATCGAAGATGCTGCTGAGCTCTCACAAAAGCTTTCCACTTGCGTGGGTGTTGTAGAACATGGTATCTTCCTGAATACCGACGAGGTCTATGTTGGTATGAAAGACGGTTCAGTTAAGATAATTAACTGA
- a CDS encoding FeoA domain-containing protein has protein sequence MLEIGFTENSVIKANRVCGGSLIIYLNGNRYALGKGMAKKIGSPLKTGNIIVMRILIPTQQK, from the coding sequence TTGCTTGAAATTGGATTTACCGAAAACTCCGTTATCAAGGCTAACAGGGTTTGCGGTGGTTCTTTGATTATTTATCTAAACGGAAACAGGTATGCACTGGGAAAAGGCATGGCCAAGAAAATTGGCAGCCCTTTAAAAACAGGAAACATTATAGTTATGAGAATTCTGATACCCACCCAACAGAAGTAA
- a CDS encoding metal-dependent transcriptional regulator: MATERTEDYLKILDSIIKKKGYARVKDVSEIMGLNPSSVTGMFKKLNREGYINYEKYGAVTLTPKGEEIARATEEKYDVLQEFLQILGVDTKTADEDACRIEHGLTHETLDVFTKFIEFINKKEGLPLWLEHFRYFYNTGEYVECTPATQDSCPVHGKKKTSE; this comes from the coding sequence ATGGCGACAGAAAGAACTGAAGATTATTTGAAAATACTGGATTCAATTATAAAGAAGAAAGGGTATGCGAGGGTGAAGGACGTTTCTGAGATCATGGGACTGAATCCCTCCAGTGTCACAGGGATGTTTAAAAAACTGAACAGGGAAGGTTACATCAATTACGAAAAATACGGTGCCGTCACCCTGACCCCCAAAGGAGAGGAGATCGCCAGGGCAACCGAGGAAAAATACGATGTCCTGCAGGAATTCCTCCAGATACTGGGAGTGGATACTAAAACAGCCGATGAGGACGCTTGCAGGATAGAGCACGGTCTCACCCACGAAACCCTGGACGTCTTCACGAAGTTCATTGAGTTCATCAATAAGAAAGAGGGATTACCGCTGTGGTTGGAACATTTCAGATATTTCTATAATACCGGGGAATACGTTGAATGCACTCCTGCAACACAGGATAGCTGCCCCGTACATGGGAAAAAGAAGACCAGCGAATGA
- a CDS encoding FeoA family protein, with protein sequence MTEMNETTLNLLEPGSKAKVIQITGRGSARRRILDMGMVPGAEIEVIRKAPMGDPLEFLVKGYNLSLRKAEAELIVVQPLGA encoded by the coding sequence ATGACTGAAATGAACGAAACTACGCTTAACCTGCTCGAACCGGGCAGCAAAGCAAAAGTAATACAGATAACTGGCAGAGGTTCTGCCAGAAGAAGGATCCTTGACATGGGAATGGTGCCTGGAGCCGAGATCGAGGTGATAAGGAAAGCCCCTATGGGAGACCCTCTGGAGTTTCTTGTCAAAGGCTACAATTTGTCCCTGAGAAAAGCCGAAGCTGAACTTATCGTGGTCCAGCCCCTGGGAGCGTGA
- a CDS encoding FeoA family protein translates to MAHVLPLTMMPEGKEGKVVSINAGQGLKRRLVEMGFCDGSLVTVHRSERGALVVVVNGTKYALGKGMATKIMVSD, encoded by the coding sequence ATGGCCCATGTTCTACCTCTGACAATGATGCCTGAAGGAAAAGAGGGAAAAGTTGTCTCGATCAACGCGGGTCAGGGCCTGAAACGACGTCTGGTCGAGATGGGGTTTTGCGATGGCAGTCTTGTCACGGTCCACAGGTCTGAGCGGGGTGCCCTGGTTGTCGTTGTGAACGGTACCAAATACGCCCTGGGCAAAGGTATGGCTACAAAGATAATGGTGTCAGATTGA
- the feoB gene encoding ferrous iron transport protein B has protein sequence MKLNEVGNQDWIDMEKKKITIALAGNPNVGKTTLFNAITGARQHVGNWPGVTVEKKTGKRTYKDTEIEVVDLPGTYSLTAYSIDEVVARDYVVEEKPDVVVQIVDATNLERNLYLTTQLMELGSKVVIALNMWDLAESRGDKIDTRKMEDFLEIPVVKTVAKRAEGIDALLEEVVREANKGEHHEHEVSYGNDIEKKIIELEKIVSKDSALSGKYPVRWLSVKLLDGDENILKKIEGSSVAAQVNSILSAIKKEDYEAAMAEKRYETINTVLPQVCVKCVKEVTFSDMIDRAVTNKYLGIPISLAMMWAAFEVTFTAATPLMEFVDMFFGWLAGVVAESITNPVLGSLLGDGIVAGVGAVMIFLPNILLLFLMISLLEDSGYMARAAFVMDKLMYKIGLNGRSFIPLLMGFGCNVPAIMATRTIEDEKDRLVTILVNPFISCGARLPVYLMLAGAFFGRQAGSVIFGIYILGIIVAILSAKLIRGTVLKGKPSPFIMELPPYRLPTPKASAIHMWEKGSIYLKKAGTIILTGVVFVWLLSAIPAPGVDAAFASEEILGTEDSLVGVLGHIIEPLVAPLGFDWKVAVALVFGFIAKEIVIGSMGVLYGTGEDEDALAEILTAGAMSPLTALGLMVFTLLYVPCIACVGVVKKETGSWKWTLFMMAYGTTLAWIAAFLIYRIGTAIGWGL, from the coding sequence ATGAAATTAAATGAAGTTGGAAATCAGGATTGGATAGATATGGAAAAGAAAAAAATAACCATCGCCCTGGCAGGTAATCCCAATGTTGGAAAGACCACCTTGTTCAATGCCATTACAGGTGCAAGACAGCATGTGGGGAACTGGCCAGGGGTGACGGTGGAGAAAAAGACCGGAAAGAGGACGTACAAGGATACGGAGATAGAGGTCGTGGACCTTCCCGGGACGTACAGTCTCACGGCATACTCCATTGACGAGGTCGTGGCACGGGACTATGTGGTGGAAGAGAAACCGGATGTGGTGGTACAGATCGTGGATGCCACGAACCTTGAGAGGAACCTGTATCTCACCACACAGTTGATGGAACTTGGTTCCAAGGTGGTCATAGCCCTCAATATGTGGGACCTTGCAGAGTCCAGGGGAGATAAAATAGACACAAGAAAGATGGAAGATTTCCTGGAGATCCCTGTTGTAAAGACAGTTGCTAAAAGGGCAGAAGGGATCGACGCTTTGCTGGAAGAGGTCGTCAGGGAAGCTAACAAGGGTGAACACCACGAACACGAGGTAAGCTACGGTAATGATATCGAGAAAAAGATCATCGAGCTGGAAAAAATTGTTAGTAAAGACAGCGCACTGTCAGGCAAGTATCCGGTGCGATGGTTGAGCGTGAAGCTGCTGGACGGCGATGAAAACATCCTGAAAAAGATCGAGGGAAGTTCAGTGGCTGCCCAGGTCAACAGTATACTCAGCGCAATCAAAAAGGAAGATTATGAAGCAGCCATGGCAGAGAAACGATACGAGACCATCAATACGGTGCTTCCACAAGTCTGCGTCAAGTGTGTCAAAGAGGTGACATTCTCGGATATGATCGACAGGGCGGTCACCAACAAGTATCTTGGAATACCTATATCCTTAGCCATGATGTGGGCAGCGTTCGAGGTGACGTTCACGGCCGCAACCCCGCTCATGGAATTCGTTGATATGTTCTTTGGCTGGCTGGCTGGAGTGGTTGCAGAGAGCATCACAAATCCTGTGCTTGGCTCCCTGCTGGGCGATGGTATCGTCGCAGGCGTGGGCGCTGTTATGATATTCCTCCCTAATATCCTGTTACTGTTCCTCATGATCTCGTTGCTGGAAGATTCTGGATATATGGCACGAGCCGCGTTCGTCATGGATAAGCTCATGTACAAGATCGGTCTGAATGGAAGGTCGTTCATTCCACTGTTGATGGGGTTCGGCTGTAATGTACCTGCGATCATGGCCACCCGGACTATCGAGGACGAAAAGGACAGACTGGTGACAATTCTTGTGAATCCATTTATTTCCTGCGGTGCACGATTGCCGGTATATCTCATGCTGGCAGGTGCGTTCTTTGGAAGACAGGCAGGCTCAGTGATCTTTGGTATATACATATTAGGTATAATTGTTGCCATACTCTCTGCAAAATTGATACGTGGAACAGTGTTAAAAGGCAAACCATCTCCCTTTATCATGGAATTGCCGCCATACAGGCTCCCTACGCCCAAAGCAAGCGCGATACACATGTGGGAAAAAGGTTCCATATACCTGAAAAAGGCAGGTACTATCATCCTGACTGGTGTTGTCTTTGTGTGGTTGCTGTCAGCCATCCCGGCTCCGGGAGTGGATGCAGCGTTCGCGTCCGAGGAGATCCTCGGAACAGAAGACTCCCTTGTAGGTGTATTGGGACACATAATTGAGCCTCTTGTCGCACCTCTCGGGTTTGACTGGAAAGTAGCAGTAGCCCTGGTCTTTGGATTCATTGCCAAGGAGATCGTGATAGGTTCCATGGGGGTGCTGTACGGCACCGGGGAGGACGAAGATGCCCTTGCTGAAATATTAACAGCAGGAGCTATGAGCCCGCTGACAGCCCTTGGACTGATGGTATTCACACTCCTGTACGTGCCATGCATTGCATGTGTTGGTGTGGTAAAGAAGGAAACCGGTAGCTGGAAATGGACGCTCTTTATGATGGCCTATGGAACAACACTGGCATGGATAGCTGCGTTCCTCATCTACCGCATAGGTACAGCCATAGGATGGGGATTATGA
- a CDS encoding FeoC-like transcriptional regulator: MMIGYRYMLKEVATILSQDNITFGELSRRLNLGPKELKELLETMERKGDIEISCMSPPPDTTSCAGCGMGHACPGTNLGIGRTYRLTENGRKVCCEQHSFEKEDRKGGRP, translated from the coding sequence ATGATGATAGGCTACCGATACATGCTAAAGGAGGTCGCAACGATTCTGTCTCAGGACAACATAACCTTCGGGGAACTTTCCCGAAGGCTTAACCTGGGTCCGAAAGAGTTGAAGGAGCTTCTTGAGACCATGGAACGTAAAGGTGATATAGAGATCTCCTGCATGAGTCCGCCTCCTGACACAACCAGTTGTGCAGGTTGTGGCATGGGGCACGCCTGTCCGGGAACGAATCTTGGAATAGGAAGAACATATCGCCTTACCGAGAATGGGAGAAAGGTATGCTGTGAACAACACAGTTTCGAAAAGGAAGATCGAAAAGGAGGACGTCCATGA
- a CDS encoding metal-dependent transcriptional regulator encodes MLSRKAEDYLEAILNITNDKGYARIKDVAVSLDLRPPNVTEMVQKLDSLGYVVCRRYEGVTLTGKGRRSHRS; translated from the coding sequence ATGCTGTCACGGAAAGCTGAGGATTATCTCGAAGCTATCCTTAATATCACAAATGATAAAGGATATGCAAGGATAAAGGACGTGGCTGTTTCACTGGACCTCAGGCCGCCGAATGTTACTGAAATGGTACAGAAACTTGACAGTCTGGGTTATGTGGTATGCAGGAGATATGAGGGTGTGACACTGACCGGGAAGGGCAGAAGATCGCACCGGTCATAA
- a CDS encoding helix-turn-helix domain-containing protein, protein MRKSYKFRLYPTKEQGASKYVELVNPYNTSQKCSICGNIVMKGISF, encoded by the coding sequence ATGCGGAAATCCTACAAATTCCGTCTGTACCCGACCAAAGAACAGGGGGCTAGCAAGTATGTAGAATTGGTTAACCCATACAACACATCACAAAAATGTAGCATCTGTGGGAACATCGTCATGAAAGGTATATCGTTTTGA
- a CDS encoding IS5-like element ISMbu1 family transposase, which translates to MSLTNFAFKEEYKRLENLGDKLSEIESLIDWKPFRPIIAEMYINKTEFGGRPNVDEIVMLKMLVLQQWHGLSDPELERQATDRISFRKFLGFPAKIPDHTTVWAFRERISQAGKEDEIWNEMQRQLNKKGLKIKQGMIQDATFIHADPGHANLDTPRGNEAKTRRCKDGTWTKKASKSHFGYKLHTIEDTEYDLIRRYRTTTASVHDSQVDLSEEGEVVYRDRGYFGAISKGYDATMQRGVRGHPIGIRDKMRNKRISRKRAKGERPYAVIKNVFTSGFVRVTTLARVNVKMAITAFSYNLYQLRTIRRKSLG; encoded by the coding sequence ATGTCCTTAACAAACTTTGCTTTTAAAGAAGAGTACAAACGTCTTGAAAATCTCGGTGACAAGCTCTCTGAAATTGAATCTCTCATCGATTGGAAACCATTTCGTCCAATTATAGCAGAGATGTATATCAATAAAACAGAGTTCGGTGGCAGACCAAACGTTGATGAAATCGTCATGCTCAAAATGTTAGTATTGCAACAATGGCATGGCCTATCTGACCCTGAACTTGAAAGACAAGCTACTGATAGAATTTCCTTTAGGAAATTCTTGGGCTTTCCTGCAAAAATTCCAGATCATACTACTGTTTGGGCATTTAGAGAACGAATTTCCCAGGCAGGAAAAGAAGATGAAATCTGGAATGAAATGCAAAGACAACTTAATAAGAAAGGTCTGAAGATCAAGCAAGGTATGATTCAGGATGCAACATTTATACATGCTGATCCAGGACATGCAAATCTTGATACTCCTCGTGGAAATGAAGCAAAGACCAGAAGATGTAAGGACGGTACATGGACAAAAAAGGCATCTAAGTCACATTTTGGATATAAACTACATACCATTGAAGATACCGAATATGATCTGATAAGGAGATATAGGACAACTACTGCCTCAGTTCATGATAGTCAGGTGGATCTTTCTGAAGAAGGCGAAGTTGTTTACAGAGATAGAGGTTACTTTGGTGCAATTTCAAAAGGATATGATGCAACTATGCAAAGGGGAGTACGAGGGCACCCTATTGGTATTAGGGATAAGATGAGAAACAAAAGAATAAGCAGGAAAAGAGCAAAGGGAGAAAGACCTTATGCTGTTATCAAAAATGTGTTTACGTCAGGATTTGTAAGAGTAACAACGTTGGCAAGAGTAAATGTCAAAATGGCGATTACAGCATTCAGCTATAATCTCTATCAATTGAGGACAATAAGAAGAAAATCATTAGGATGA
- a CDS encoding CDP-alcohol phosphatidyltransferase family protein, protein MNSPENQRSPQTGMLTFARDLPNICSLAGLLCAVLSIYYGILGNFPLAIIGMIWAVVFDWGDGLIARRMKGRTDEYRAFGGQLDSLIDIVSFGICPAVFLLSYGEFSPWFLPGAFVIIAVSAIRLSYFNVFGLVDDSTYMGLALDNNVLIFAFAFLFNSFFSQPIFLVVMYALFIIMAIFNIAPIRTPKFSGSWFSVLLVYALVLTVIYSWMLWSK, encoded by the coding sequence ATGAACAGTCCAGAGAATCAACGATCACCTCAGACAGGAATGCTTACTTTCGCCCGTGATCTTCCAAATATTTGTTCACTTGCAGGGTTGTTGTGTGCAGTCCTTAGTATATACTATGGTATATTAGGCAATTTTCCGCTTGCTATAATTGGAATGATATGGGCAGTTGTTTTTGACTGGGGTGACGGACTCATTGCTCGCCGGATGAAGGGGCGAACTGATGAATATCGAGCTTTCGGGGGACAGCTTGATTCATTGATAGACATAGTAAGTTTTGGCATTTGCCCTGCTGTATTTCTCTTGAGCTATGGAGAATTCAGTCCTTGGTTCCTACCCGGAGCGTTCGTGATCATCGCCGTCAGTGCAATACGGTTGAGTTATTTCAATGTTTTCGGCCTGGTCGATGATTCGACATACATGGGATTGGCACTTGATAACAATGTCCTGATTTTTGCTTTTGCCTTTCTGTTCAACAGTTTTTTCAGCCAGCCTATTTTTTTAGTTGTTATGTATGCACTGTTTATAATCATGGCTATCTTTAATATAGCACCAATTCGAACACCTAAGTTTTCCGGCAGTTGGTTTTCTGTTCTCTTGGTTTATGCTTTGGTGTTAACAGTCATCTATAGCTGGATGCTGTGGAGCAAGTAA
- a CDS encoding pyridoxal phosphate-dependent aminotransferase, translating into MQNYYKTQTEKYEFVSGQHGGYYRHDFIDHAYLYNLYFPPEAVFTTLKDQIHDIVLNYPIAQDALAGLIGDVIHQPAERIVVGNGAAELIKIISGHISNKLIVPVPSFNEYANAAPADRVFEFPLEFPSFQLDVDKFAAEAIRIKADVAVVVTPNNPTSMLVPKSDLISLAQKLAKHDCMLIIDESFLDFVHDPDQTTLENELERYPNIAILKSMSKAYGICGIRIGYMLTANLAFAESVREGVHIWNINGFAEEFLRILPDYRQEFVESCKQVRIDRDNLYKKLCAIPGMTVYKPDANFIFCRLPDHAQSGPELTRRLFIEHNMYIKHCQDKTLPDSSRYVRIASRTETENCKLVEALVDIIDLKKVEVS; encoded by the coding sequence ATGCAAAATTATTACAAAACTCAAACTGAAAAATACGAATTCGTTTCTGGACAGCATGGTGGTTACTATCGCCATGACTTTATTGATCATGCTTATCTTTACAATCTGTATTTCCCGCCAGAGGCCGTTTTTACAACCCTTAAAGATCAAATCCACGACATTGTCCTTAACTATCCGATCGCACAGGATGCACTTGCCGGTCTTATAGGGGATGTGATCCACCAACCTGCTGAAAGGATTGTTGTGGGAAATGGTGCTGCCGAACTTATCAAGATCATCTCCGGCCACATATCCAACAAGCTAATCGTTCCAGTGCCCTCGTTCAATGAATATGCGAATGCAGCACCTGCAGACCGAGTATTTGAATTTCCTCTTGAGTTTCCATCCTTTCAATTGGATGTGGATAAGTTTGCTGCTGAAGCGATCAGGATCAAAGCAGATGTTGCTGTCGTGGTAACACCCAATAATCCAACATCTATGCTGGTTCCCAAGTCCGATCTGATATCTCTTGCACAAAAACTTGCAAAACATGACTGTATGCTGATCATCGATGAATCCTTCCTGGATTTTGTACATGACCCGGATCAGACAACTCTGGAAAATGAGCTCGAACGTTATCCAAATATAGCGATCCTCAAAAGCATGAGCAAAGCCTATGGTATCTGCGGTATCAGGATAGGTTATATGTTGACTGCAAATTTAGCATTTGCTGAATCTGTAAGGGAAGGTGTACACATATGGAATATCAACGGATTTGCCGAAGAGTTTTTGCGGATATTGCCTGATTACAGACAGGAATTTGTCGAAAGCTGCAAGCAGGTACGTATCGACAGAGACAATCTGTATAAAAAACTGTGCGCTATCCCGGGAATGACGGTTTACAAACCCGATGCAAACTTTATTTTCTGCCGCTTGCCAGATCACGCACAGAGTGGTCCTGAGCTCACACGTAGATTGTTCATTGAGCATAACATGTACATAAAACACTGCCAGGACAAGACTCTACCTGACTCTAGCCGTTATGTCCGTATCGCCAGCCGTACTGAAACCGAAAATTGCAAATTAGTTGAAGCATTGGTAGATATCATTGACTTGAAAAAAGTGGAAGTATCCTGA
- a CDS encoding phosphocholine cytidylyltransferase family protein yields the protein MNSDHSNSGNGAITTALLLAAGKGSRLYPLTQNSPKCLTMVHEASILERLVINLKKQGFKRLVVVTGFQEKCIRDFLETRACGMEIEFIISPLYATTNNIYSLWMARDIINEPFLLIESDLVFDESLLDEMRSPDKIAVARMEPWLNGSTVTVNSSQNVKKFHTGIAEALDEIRYKTVNIYSFSLSSWHRITERLDKYISAGRVNDYYETVFAEMVADDSLDLKTVSFDSKRWYEIDTVADLAKAETLF from the coding sequence ATGAACTCAGACCACAGTAATAGTGGTAATGGGGCCATAACTACAGCATTACTATTGGCAGCCGGAAAGGGCAGCCGTCTTTATCCTCTGACACAAAACTCACCGAAATGCCTCACAATGGTTCATGAGGCGTCTATTCTTGAACGACTTGTCATCAATTTGAAAAAGCAAGGGTTCAAACGTCTTGTTGTTGTCACTGGATTCCAGGAAAAATGCATTCGTGACTTTTTAGAAACGCGGGCTTGCGGCATGGAAATTGAATTTATTATAAGCCCCCTTTATGCTACCACCAATAACATCTATTCACTCTGGATGGCACGTGATATTATTAATGAGCCGTTCTTACTTATTGAAAGTGATCTTGTTTTTGATGAATCCCTTCTGGATGAAATGCGTTCTCCTGATAAAATTGCCGTTGCACGCATGGAACCGTGGCTGAATGGTTCCACTGTCACGGTCAATAGCTCCCAAAATGTTAAGAAATTCCATACCGGGATTGCAGAAGCTCTTGATGAGATCAGATACAAGACTGTTAACATTTACAGTTTTTCACTCTCTTCATGGCATCGTATTACAGAAAGACTAGATAAGTACATTTCTGCTGGCAGAGTAAACGACTATTATGAAACCGTATTTGCAGAAATGGTGGCTGATGATAGTCTCGATCTTAAAACAGTCTCATTTGACAGCAAAAGATGGTATGAGATCGATACAGTTGCAGATCTGGCAAAGGCTGAGACACTATTTTAG